The following coding sequences lie in one Candidatus Neptunochlamydia sp. REUL1 genomic window:
- a CDS encoding NfeD family protein, with amino-acid sequence MLKKITILLLLFVAPAFGKDNYLYMRGYLGSELINAVTETFEEGRAAERIIIQVDSSSGDLREVFSLAQKIYDLKLREDKYVIVYIQGKAVGPAAIFPFIADKVITTPLVAWGDIPYSTRNEMTPKQVSVALKPLINQDRTVASTLEMLVDAMVDPHYQLVYEGNTGKVEKDKTPHFDPLILNLKGMQSLGLVSQVLTEDAFASRYLSEKHQGTYRAAQESKEALNHDFRKYIKYSETGENYVGYIHIGNERSIDQSTYIYMKFALKDFVEQGVSFVVLDLNTPGGEVLSALKIVDLLQKLDVQHKIPVVAFVNDWAVSAGAMLAYACRFIAVEPNSIMGAAEPVVLGQKGEMVTASEKVNSALRAQFGTLASFYGRNPLIAEAMVDKDIVLVLRDHKIVRLNTIDEVRNTGAHPDMLISGKGKLLTLNGQQMLDLGVADFMVPITPIGMITDKEWGKGVWPASKNLVFQEPFFAQIPHAVMIDYHDWRVGFFTVLTHPVIASLLFIGLVIGLYIEINTPGFGVPGSIALGCLALILLSSFASHAINWIEIIILAVGITLLALELFVIPGFGITGILGIILTIIGLFALMLPGLDKLNFLEPETFRLVGETFVERLVWLFGGLVFAIIVIVLMACFFSDRYFRFSKLILKGEQEGYASGIPKEIMPEVGALGETVTSLRPSGKVHIGDNMFDAMSQGDFVEKNTPVEVLKTEGSKVIVKAIKEHKDFS; translated from the coding sequence ATGTTAAAAAAAATCACTATTCTCCTTCTGCTTTTTGTTGCTCCTGCTTTTGGAAAGGACAACTATCTCTACATGCGAGGGTATCTAGGGTCTGAACTGATTAATGCGGTGACCGAAACATTTGAGGAAGGGAGAGCCGCGGAGCGAATTATTATTCAGGTAGATTCTTCTTCGGGAGATCTTCGAGAGGTGTTTTCCCTTGCACAAAAGATCTATGACCTCAAGCTTAGGGAAGATAAATACGTTATTGTGTACATTCAGGGGAAAGCTGTAGGACCTGCAGCTATTTTCCCTTTTATTGCCGATAAAGTTATTACAACCCCACTTGTTGCCTGGGGAGATATTCCCTATAGCACGAGAAATGAAATGACGCCTAAACAGGTCTCAGTTGCACTTAAACCGTTAATAAATCAGGATCGAACGGTAGCATCTACGCTTGAAATGCTTGTTGATGCAATGGTGGATCCTCACTATCAGCTTGTTTATGAGGGGAACACTGGAAAGGTTGAAAAGGATAAAACCCCCCACTTTGATCCACTCATTCTTAATTTAAAAGGAATGCAATCTTTGGGACTTGTGAGTCAAGTTTTAACAGAGGATGCTTTTGCAAGCAGGTATCTTTCTGAAAAGCACCAAGGAACATATAGGGCAGCTCAAGAGTCAAAAGAAGCACTCAACCATGACTTCCGCAAATACATTAAATATAGTGAAACAGGCGAGAATTATGTAGGTTATATCCACATAGGCAATGAGCGCTCCATTGATCAATCGACCTATATCTACATGAAATTTGCTCTAAAAGATTTTGTTGAGCAAGGAGTGAGTTTTGTTGTTCTAGATCTCAATACACCTGGAGGAGAAGTCTTGTCGGCGCTTAAAATTGTCGACCTTCTTCAAAAACTCGACGTTCAACATAAGATTCCTGTGGTGGCTTTTGTCAATGATTGGGCGGTCTCTGCGGGGGCAATGCTCGCCTATGCATGTCGCTTTATTGCAGTGGAACCCAACTCTATTATGGGAGCAGCAGAACCCGTTGTTTTAGGGCAAAAGGGGGAGATGGTTACGGCTTCTGAAAAAGTAAATTCCGCTCTTCGCGCTCAGTTTGGAACGTTAGCAAGCTTTTATGGCAGGAATCCTCTGATTGCTGAAGCAATGGTAGACAAAGACATTGTTTTAGTGCTTCGTGATCACAAAATTGTTCGCTTAAATACTATCGATGAAGTGAGGAATACAGGAGCTCATCCTGATATGCTGATTTCTGGAAAGGGAAAGCTATTGACCTTGAATGGACAACAGATGCTTGATCTGGGAGTTGCAGACTTCATGGTCCCCATCACTCCTATTGGGATGATTACGGATAAAGAATGGGGAAAAGGGGTTTGGCCAGCGAGTAAAAATCTAGTGTTTCAAGAGCCCTTTTTCGCTCAAATTCCGCACGCTGTGATGATCGATTATCATGATTGGCGTGTCGGCTTCTTTACCGTTCTAACCCACCCTGTGATTGCCTCACTTCTTTTTATTGGCCTCGTGATAGGGCTTTATATCGAGATCAACACGCCAGGGTTCGGGGTGCCTGGTTCCATTGCTTTGGGCTGTCTTGCCCTGATTTTACTTTCGAGTTTTGCGAGTCATGCGATAAATTGGATTGAAATTATCATCCTAGCTGTAGGGATTACCCTCCTTGCCCTTGAGCTTTTTGTGATTCCTGGATTTGGGATAACGGGAATCTTGGGGATTATTTTGACGATTATTGGTCTTTTTGCTTTAATGCTCCCAGGGCTTGACAAGCTTAACTTCCTTGAACCTGAAACCTTTCGACTTGTTGGCGAGACGTTTGTTGAACGTTTAGTCTGGCTTTTCGGGGGGCTCGTTTTTGCCATTATTGTGATTGTTTTGATGGCCTGTTTCTTTTCCGACCGTTATTTCCGCTTTTCGAAACTGATTCTGAAAGGGGAGCAGGAAGGATATGCGTCAGGAATTCCAAAGGAAATAATGCCCGAAGTTGGGGCGTTAGGGGAGACGGTCACTTCCTTGCGCCCCTCAGGAAAGGTCCACATTGGAGACAATATGTTTGATGCAATGTCCCAAGGGGATTTTGTCGAAAAAAACACTCCAGTTGAAGTGCTGAAAACCGAAGGAAGTAAAGTGATTGTCAAAGCAATTAAAGAGCATAAGGATTTTTCATGA
- a CDS encoding NfeD family protein gives MIVAIGVGLLGLVLIYLEFFVPGGVLGALGGIAFVISTVLFVWEAGKLWSSVLFIAVMIFLLILTIRLALWKIKQKPEMFAQDEQSGYVASSFDKALVGKEGEALTNLKPSGHVMIEGNRHQAVSESSYIKKGESVKIIGGEGARLICRRL, from the coding sequence ATGATTGTTGCAATTGGGGTAGGACTTCTTGGTCTTGTCCTTATCTATTTAGAGTTTTTTGTACCCGGGGGGGTTTTAGGGGCTCTTGGAGGAATAGCTTTTGTGATCTCAACTGTTTTGTTTGTCTGGGAGGCTGGGAAGCTGTGGTCCTCTGTCCTATTCATTGCAGTAATGATTTTCCTTCTTATTCTGACAATTCGGCTTGCTTTATGGAAGATTAAGCAGAAACCTGAAATGTTTGCGCAGGATGAGCAATCAGGTTATGTGGCATCGAGTTTTGACAAGGCCTTAGTCGGAAAAGAAGGAGAGGCTTTGACGAACCTGAAGCCATCGGGTCATGTGATGATTGAAGGGAATCGACATCAAGCCGTCTCAGAAAGCAGTTACATTAAAAAGGGAGAGTCAGTTAAGATTATCGGTGGCGAGGGGGCACGTTTAATCTGCAGAAGGCTTTAG